One Centropristis striata isolate RG_2023a ecotype Rhode Island chromosome 22, C.striata_1.0, whole genome shotgun sequence genomic window carries:
- the cdc123 gene encoding cell division cycle protein 123 homolog, with the protein MKKEQVVNCQFSVWYPIFKKHTIKSLILPLPQNVIEYLLDDGTLVVSGSDHNTQQTHTNNSDSDAEEDIQWSDDETTSTVTAPEFPEFTSKVLEAINALGGRVFPKLNWSAPRDANWIALNSSLQCHSLSDIFLLFKSSDFITHDLTQPFLLCSDQDSPDPVINYELVLRKWSELIPGGEFRCFVKENKLIAISQRDYTQYYQHVLKQEEEVCHAIQEFFSQHIQYNFLDEDFVFDVYRDSQGRVWLIDVNPFGEVTDSLLFSWEELTSGGEIAQQQEGPAFRCTTSEVTVQPSPCLSYRIPRDFADLSTGEDAYKLIDFLKLKKSQQEESEEDEEEEGNAPQ; encoded by the exons ATGAAGAAGGAGCAAGTTGTCAACTGTCAGTTTTCGGTTTGGTATCCGATATTCAAGAAACACACGATTAAAAG cCTGATTCTCCCACTGCCTCAGAATGTAATAGAGTATTTACTGGACGATGGCACACTGGTAGTCTCTGGGAG TGACCATaacacacagcagacacacactaaCAACAGCGACTCTGACGCAGAAGAAGATATTCAG TGGTCAGATGATGAAACAACCTCCACTGTCACT GCTCCTGAGTTCCCAGAATTCACCTCTAAAGTGCTGGAGGCCATAAACGCCCTGGGTGGGCGAGTCTTTCCTAAACTCAACTGGAGCGCTCCACGG GATGCTAACTGGATTGCTCTGAACAGTTCCCTGCAGTGCCACAGCCTCAGTGATATATTTCTGCTCTTCAAAAGTTCTGACTTCATCACCCACGACCTGACGCAGCC ATTCCTTCTGTGTAGTGACCAGGACTCCCCAGACCCAGTCATAAACTATGAG CTGGTCCTGAGAAAGTGGAGCGAGCTGATTCCTGGAGGAGAGTTTCGCTGCTTcgtcaaagaaaacaaactgatcg CTATCTCCCAGAGAGACTACACTCAGTATTACCAGCACGTcttgaagcaggaggaggaggtctgtCACGCCATCCAGGAGTTCTTCAGCCAGCACATCCAGTACAACTTCCTGGACGAAGACT TTGTATTTGATGTCTACAGAGATAGCCAG GGGAGGGTGTGGCTGATTGACGTGAACCCGTTCGGAGAGGTGACAGACTCGTTGCTGTTCAGCTGGGAGGAGCTGACGTCTGGAGGGGAAATCGCCCAGCAGCAG gaaGGCCCGGCGTTCCGCTGCACCACCAGCGAGGTGACGGTGCAGCCCAGTCCCTGTCTGAGCTACAGGATCCCACGGGACTTTGCAGACCTCTCCACCGGAGAGGACGCCTACAAACTCATCGACTTCCTCAAACTG AAGAAAAGCCAACAGGAAGAGTCTGAGGAGGACGAAGAAGAGGAGGGGAACGCTCCACAGTGA